In Deltaproteobacteria bacterium, the following are encoded in one genomic region:
- a CDS encoding FHA domain-containing protein, whose product MAAQSLVNLARTFWMDEDGFARQHPHAWFVWKEGRPSEAPIVQPTLTIGGNDSKPRSGDPLAIPILKGKASVFAMGITIGRTENNDVVLRHEEVSRFHAYVQDTAGALSLVDADSKNGTWVNGLKLLPSKPQPLPAIAVIKFGQLQITYYGAEAFIDFLRNP is encoded by the coding sequence ATGGCGGCGCAGTCGCTGGTGAACCTGGCGCGCACGTTCTGGATGGATGAAGACGGGTTCGCCCGGCAGCATCCGCACGCCTGGTTCGTGTGGAAGGAGGGCCGCCCCAGCGAGGCCCCCATCGTGCAGCCCACGCTCACCATCGGCGGCAACGACTCCAAGCCGCGCTCGGGTGATCCGCTCGCCATCCCGATCCTCAAGGGCAAGGCCAGCGTGTTCGCCATGGGCATCACCATCGGCCGCACGGAGAACAACGACGTGGTGCTGCGGCACGAGGAGGTCTCGCGCTTCCACGCGTACGTGCAGGACACCGCGGGCGCGCTGAGCCTCGTCGACGCCGACAGCAAGAACGGCACCTGGGTGAACGGGCTGAAGCTCCTGCCCTCCAAGCCGCAGCCCTTGCCGGCCATCGCGGTGATCAAGTTCGGGCAGCTGCAGATCACCTACTACGGCGCCGAAGCGTTCATCGACTTCTTGCGCAATCCCTGA
- the rpoN gene encoding RNA polymerase factor sigma-54 has product MGLELKQSLKLSQQLVMTPQLQQAIRLLQLSRMELEQEIAVEMEQNPALEIAAETAEEQLAEKAPGEASLEAENIEAPAQSEAQNNTSADVTEVTSETKTADIDWEQYLESYQTLGHTAPVVRDAGSEDMPGYEATLTKKESLSDHLLEQLSMLELTEEEQRVGQEIIGNIDEHGYFRLEGTEGDPLIAVASVCGVSIECGEKVLRLIQGFDPQGVGSRDLQECLLVQAKHLKQDAHLVATIIKHHMKHLETNNIPAIARELKCSTGDIARAVKVISEMEPRPGRNFVTEEPQYITPDIYVHKMGDKYVPVLNDDGLSKLRVSRTYSSALKSGQLSDPDAKKYIEKKLESARWLVRSIHQRQRTIYKVTESIVKFQREFFEKGISHLKPLILKDVADDIGMHESTVSRVTTNKYVHTPQGIYELKFFFNSSIARTGGDEIASEAVKNHIKQIVGGEPTDNPYSDQKIVELLKVQGIEIARRTVAKYRDVLGILPSSKRKKYT; this is encoded by the coding sequence ATGGGTCTCGAGCTCAAGCAGAGCCTCAAGCTCTCCCAGCAGCTGGTGATGACGCCCCAGCTCCAGCAGGCCATTCGCCTGCTCCAGCTCTCGCGCATGGAGCTGGAGCAGGAGATCGCCGTGGAGATGGAGCAGAACCCGGCGCTGGAGATCGCCGCCGAGACGGCCGAGGAGCAGCTCGCGGAGAAGGCCCCGGGCGAGGCCAGCCTGGAGGCCGAGAACATCGAGGCGCCCGCGCAGAGCGAGGCCCAGAACAACACCAGCGCCGACGTCACCGAGGTCACCAGCGAGACCAAGACCGCCGACATCGACTGGGAGCAGTACCTGGAGAGCTACCAGACCCTGGGCCACACCGCGCCCGTGGTGCGCGACGCCGGCAGCGAGGACATGCCCGGCTACGAGGCCACGCTCACCAAGAAGGAGTCGCTGAGCGATCACCTCCTCGAGCAGCTCAGCATGCTGGAGCTGACCGAAGAAGAGCAGCGCGTGGGCCAGGAGATCATCGGCAACATCGACGAGCACGGCTACTTCCGCTTGGAGGGCACCGAGGGCGATCCGCTCATCGCGGTCGCGTCGGTGTGCGGCGTGTCCATCGAGTGTGGCGAGAAGGTGCTCCGGCTCATCCAGGGCTTCGATCCCCAGGGCGTGGGCTCGCGCGACCTCCAGGAGTGCCTGCTCGTCCAGGCCAAGCACCTCAAGCAGGACGCGCACCTGGTGGCCACGATCATCAAGCACCACATGAAGCACCTGGAGACCAACAACATCCCGGCCATCGCCCGCGAGCTGAAGTGCAGCACCGGCGACATCGCCCGCGCGGTGAAGGTGATCTCCGAGATGGAGCCGCGGCCGGGCCGCAACTTCGTCACCGAGGAGCCGCAGTACATCACCCCCGACATCTACGTTCACAAGATGGGCGACAAGTACGTGCCCGTGCTCAACGACGACGGCCTCAGCAAGCTCCGCGTCTCGCGCACCTACTCCAGCGCGCTCAAGAGCGGCCAGCTGAGCGACCCGGACGCCAAGAAGTACATCGAGAAGAAGCTCGAGAGCGCGCGCTGGCTGGTGCGCAGCATCCACCAGCGGCAACGTACAATCTATAAGGTCACCGAGAGCATCGTGAAGTTCCAGCGCGAGTTCTTCGAGAAGGGCATCAGCCACCTGAAGCCCTTGATTCTCAAGGACGTGGCCGATGACATCGGCATGCACGAGAGCACCGTCTCGCGCGTCACCACCAACAAGTACGTGCACACGCCGCAGGGTATTTATGAGCTCAAGTTCTTCTTCAATTCCTCCATCGCCAGGACCGGCGGCGACGAGATCGCCAGCGAGGCGGTGAAGAACCACATCAAGCAGATCGTGGGCGGCGAGCCCACCGACAACCCCTACAGCGACCAGAAGATCGTGGAGCTGCTCAAGGTGCAGGGCATCGAGATCGCGCGCCGCACGGTTGCCAAGTACCGCGACGTGCTCGGCATCCTGCCGTCGAGCAAGCGCAAGAAGTACACCTGA
- the lptB gene encoding LPS export ABC transporter ATP-binding protein, translating into MSGPQKLSALGLVKTFGRRKVVDGVSFEVKRGEVVGLLGPNGAGKTTSFHMTVGLLRPDGGHVHLDARDVSALPLFRRARLGLGYLPQESSIFRKLSVRDNFRAVYESRNIASAEREQKTIALLQEFGLAHVADSPGESLSGGERRRAEIARCLIPEPGFILFDEPFAGVDPINVHELQRQIADLKARGLGVLITDHNVRDTLRICDRAYLIAQGKILEEGTPSQLASSERAKAVYLGSEFTLS; encoded by the coding sequence GGCCCGCAGAAATTGAGCGCGTTGGGATTGGTGAAGACGTTCGGCCGCCGCAAGGTGGTCGACGGCGTGAGCTTCGAGGTGAAGCGCGGCGAAGTGGTCGGCTTGCTTGGACCCAACGGCGCCGGCAAGACCACCAGCTTTCACATGACCGTTGGCCTGCTGCGCCCCGACGGCGGCCACGTGCACCTCGACGCCCGCGACGTGAGCGCGCTCCCGCTCTTCCGCCGCGCGCGGCTGGGGCTCGGCTATCTGCCGCAGGAGTCGTCGATCTTTCGCAAGCTCTCCGTGCGCGACAACTTCCGCGCCGTGTACGAGAGCCGCAACATCGCCAGCGCCGAGCGCGAGCAGAAGACGATCGCGCTCTTGCAAGAGTTCGGGCTCGCGCACGTGGCGGATTCGCCCGGCGAGTCGCTCTCGGGCGGCGAGCGGCGGCGCGCGGAGATCGCCCGCTGCCTCATCCCGGAGCCGGGATTCATTCTCTTCGACGAGCCGTTTGCGGGTGTGGATCCGATCAACGTCCACGAGCTGCAGCGGCAGATTGCAGACTTGAAAGCACGCGGTTTGGGCGTGCTCATCACCGATCACAACGTGCGCGACACGCTTCGCATCTGCGACCGCGCCTACCTGATCGCGCAGGGAAAGATTTTGGAAGAAGGCACGCCGAGCCAGCTCGCCTCGAGCGAGCGGGCCAAGGCCGTCTATCTCGGTTCGGAGTTCACGCTGTCGTAG